The DNA region TTGCCCTCGTAGTTCAACGGATAGAATAGAAGTTTCCTAAACTTTAGATCCAAGTTCGATTCTTGGCGAGGGTACTATTTTTGTGAATGCAACGCCACTCTATTGCCTTCCGTGTCTAAAAACAATCCCATATAACCATGTTCTTCAGAAATTTGGGTTTTAGCTTGTAAAACCGTACCTCCTGCATTTTCAATTCTGCCCAGTTCATTAGCTAAATCATCACAATTGAGATATACCAATGTGCCATCTGTTGATGGTTTATAATTTTCTTCACTTTGTATTAAAGACCCTGGGGCTCCGTTTGCATCAGGAGAAAATGGAAACCAACCCATTTCTATGCCACCGAAATTTTGTTTGGCTATTTCTACTTGAAATACCGCATTATAAAACGTAATGGCTCTATCCATATTAGAAACCGGAATTTCGAACCAACCTGCTGTAACTGTTTTCATAAATTATTTATTTTCTAAAGTTGTTTTTAATTTGGCTAATCCATGTTCAAAATCTCCCCCAATTGCTTTCTCCATGTTCATAAATAACATCATTATGCTCATTGGGAATTTGTTATTTCCTGAAAAGCCCCAAGTCACCTCTGTTCCTCCATCTGCATCAGCGACTCTCATGTAAGCATCAGATTGCGACTTAAAAGGTTTTAAAAAACGTAATTGTGTTCTCATCTCCTTATTCTCATCAATACCGGTTATTTCTTGTTCGCCACTACCCACTTGTTTATGGTCGCTTTCCCATGCTGATATAAAACCCACTTCACCATCAGTCCCTGAAAATGTTTTTTTCATATTTGGATCTCTTTCTGCCCAAGGTGACCAATCTTCTTGGTTTTTTAAAAATTTTAAATAGTTAAAAACTTCTGAAAGCGATTTACTAATCACAATACTTCTGTTAACTTCATAAGTTTTAGGGGCAATCATTCCTAAAATAATTATTAGTAGAACAATACCCAATAGAATATACAATAAAGTACTCATAGTTAATTAGTTTTAAGTTAGTTGGGTAAAGTTATAAAAAAATAATTAATAGTGGTAAACCCCTATAATTTAATACTCTTACCTATATCCAAAAGAATGAGTTCTTTACTGCGACTTGAAAACTTTTTTATGGCTTCTTTATGATTGATTTTTATATAGCCAAAAGTATCAAAATGACAACCTAAAACTTTATCACATTCCACAAAGTCAGAAGCTATTATTGCACTTTCAATACCCATGGTAAAATTATCACCTACAGGTAAAACAGCTAAATCCAACTCACCTATAACCATCGGAATGAGTTTCATATCATACGTTAATGCCGTATCACCAGCAATATAAACTTTATGGTGAGATGTTTCCAATACAAACCCTGCAGGATTACCACCGTAGCTACCATCGGGAAAAGAACTGGTATGTATAGCGTTGACCATATGCAGTTTGCCAAATTCAAATTGCCATGTACCGCCATGATTCATAGGGTGGCCTTTAATGCCTTTAGCTTCAAAATGGTTTACTATTTCAAAATTTGAAACGATACTAGCACCCGTATTTTTTGCAATAGCTTCAACATCCAAAATATGATCGCCATGAGCATGAGTCAATAAAATGTAATCAGCTTCCAACTTGTTTATTTCTATATGCTTCGCTAATTCATTACCTGTAATAAATGGATCTACTATTATTACTTTTCCATGAGCTTCAATTTGCAAAGAAGCATGACCGAGATAGGTTATTTTCATTATAAAAAGGTTTTAAGGTATTATTTGCAATTTACAAAAACTTAGATATTAATTACAAAACATAGGATACATTCAGAAATACGTTTCTTCCCATTCTTGGTATATTTTTCCAATCCGTATAAGTAGAATAATTACGGTCAAATAAATTTTGTACACCTGCTTTTACATACAAAGTCTGTCCTCCAAAATAAAAATTATAGGATGCATTTGCATTGAATATTGTATATGCAGATGTGCTATCTTCTCCGTAATAAGCACTAAAATTATGTTGCTTGTCAGCTCCGTTCATGCTTATTTCTGTTTGAAATGTATTCTTTTTATAAGTTATTGAAGTGCCATACGTAATCGGACTTATTAAAGGCAAGTTATCTCCATTATTATCCCTACCTAAATTATAGCCCAAAGAACCATCCATTTTTATAGCGTTGGTAAAACGATATACCATACTTAAA from Aureibaculum sp. 2308TA14-22 includes:
- a CDS encoding VOC family protein — translated: MKTVTAGWFEIPVSNMDRAITFYNAVFQVEIAKQNFGGIEMGWFPFSPDANGAPGSLIQSEENYKPSTDGTLVYLNCDDLANELGRIENAGGTVLQAKTQISEEHGYMGLFLDTEGNRVALHSQK
- a CDS encoding SRPBCC family protein, translating into MSTLLYILLGIVLLIIILGMIAPKTYEVNRSIVISKSLSEVFNYLKFLKNQEDWSPWAERDPNMKKTFSGTDGEVGFISAWESDHKQVGSGEQEITGIDENKEMRTQLRFLKPFKSQSDAYMRVADADGGTEVTWGFSGNNKFPMSIMMLFMNMEKAIGGDFEHGLAKLKTTLENK
- a CDS encoding metal-dependent hydrolase; the encoded protein is MKITYLGHASLQIEAHGKVIIVDPFITGNELAKHIEINKLEADYILLTHAHGDHILDVEAIAKNTGASIVSNFEIVNHFEAKGIKGHPMNHGGTWQFEFGKLHMVNAIHTSSFPDGSYGGNPAGFVLETSHHKVYIAGDTALTYDMKLIPMVIGELDLAVLPVGDNFTMGIESAIIASDFVECDKVLGCHFDTFGYIKINHKEAIKKFSSRSKELILLDIGKSIKL